From Coffea arabica cultivar ET-39 chromosome 2e, Coffea Arabica ET-39 HiFi, whole genome shotgun sequence, the proteins below share one genomic window:
- the LOC113731659 gene encoding 7-deoxyloganetin glucosyltransferase-like translates to MGAVAANDLKPHAVCVPYPAQGHINPMLKLAKLLHHKGFHITFVNTEYNHNRLLKSRGPNSLDGLPDFRFEAIPDGLPPTDADSTQDIPSLCDSTSKTCLAPFSSLLSRLNNAAPDVPPVTCIVSDGCMSFTVEAARQFGLPEALFWTPSACGLLGYTQYSHLVERGYTPLKDMSYLTNGYLETKLDWIPGMRNDIRLRDLPSFIRTTAADDIMFNFVVHEVNNIPKGTAVVLNSFYELEHDAFDALSAMYPRVFSIGPLQLMLNQIQDEGLKSIGSNLWKEDPVCIEWLDDKEPNSVVYVNFGSITVMTAHQLTEFAWGLANSKKSFLWIIRPDIVAGDTAMLPPEFVTETKERGKLASWCPQEEVLKHPAIGGFLTHSGWNSTLESVCGGVPVICWPFFAEQQTNCRYSCVEWEMGMEIDNDVKRDEVELLVRELMDGEKGEKMRNKALEWKSKAEAAAGPDGPCFQNLDQLINDLLLPKIKLSQ, encoded by the exons ATGGGTGCAGTTGCAGCAAATGATCTCAAGCCTCATGCTGTATGCGTACCATATCCAGCACAGGGTCATATCAACCCAATGCTCAAACTAGCTAAGCTCCTCCACCACAAAGGCTTCCACATAACCTTTGTCAACACAGAATACAACCACAACCGCCTGTTGAAATCAAGAGGCCCCAACTCCCTGGATGGCCTGCCGGATTTCAGGTTCGAGGCCATCCCTGATGGCCTGCCGCCTACTGATGCCGACTCCACCCAAGACATACCCTCTCTCTGTGATTCCACATCCAAGACATGTTTAGCTCCCTTTTCCAGCCTCCTTTCCAGGCTTAACAACGCCGCCCCGGACGTCCCTCCGGTGACTTGCATAGTCTCTGATGGTTGCATGAGCTTCACCGTTGAAGCTGCCCGCCAATTTGGCCTTCCTGAAGCGCTTTTCTGGACCCCTAGTGCTTGCGGCCTTTTGGGGTACACGCAGTATTCCCACCTGGTTGAACGGGGATATACGCCTCTCAAAG ATATGAGCTATCTGACGAATGGTTATTTGGAAACCAAACTTGATTGGATTCCTGGAATGAGGAACGACATACGACTGAGGGATCTTCCAAGTTTCATAAGAACAACGGCAGCAGATGATATTATGTTCAACTTCGTCGTTCACGAAGTTAACAATATTCCCAAAGGCACGGCTGTTGTTTTGAACTCCTTTTATGAGTTGGAGCACGATGCCTTCGACGCTCTTTCCGCCATGTATCCTCGCGTCTTTAGCATCGGCCCATTACAACTAATGCTTAATCAAATTCAAGACGAAGGACTCAAATCAATCGGTTCAAATCTCTGGAAAGAAGACCCAGTTTGCATCGAATGGCTGGACGACAAAGAGCCAAACTCGGTGGTGTATGTGAACTTTGGCAGCATCACAGTCATGACGGCTCACCAGCTTACAGAGTTCGCCTGGGGACTTGCAAACAGCAAGAAATCATTCCTGTGGATCATAAGGCCTGATATAGTCGCCGGTGACACGGCCATGCTGCCACCTGAATTCGTGACGGAAACTAAAGAAAGAGGCAAGCTAGCAAGCTGGTGCCCCCAAGAAGAAGTTCTGAAACACCCTGCAATTGGAGGGTTCTTGACGCACAGCGGATGGAACTCGACTTTGGAGAGTGTATGTGGAGGTGTGCCGGTGATCTGCTGGCCTTTTTTCGCGGAGCAGCAGACCAACTGCAGGTACAGCTGTGTCGAGTGGGAAATGGGGATGGAGATCGACAATGATGTGAAGAGGGACGAAGTAGAGTTGCTGGTGAGAGAGCTGATGGATGGTGAGAAAGGGGAAAAGATGAGGAACAAGGCTTTGGAGTGGAAGAGCAAAGCCGAAGCAGCAGCAGGACCAGATGGACCGTGTTTCCAGAATTTGGACCAACTCATCAACGATTTGCTTCTCCCTAAGATTAAATTGTCTCAATAA